Proteins found in one Mucilaginibacter gracilis genomic segment:
- a CDS encoding TlpA family protein disulfide reductase: protein MKKGTYLAFIGLFLFVSDSKAQSKSISIGDIIPDITINNVINYPYKTVKISDFKNKLVILDFWATYCTPCLHLFPKYDSLQKKLGDKLQILLVTSESAKKATALLDRFHYTLPSATSDITLAKLFPHTSIPHEVWIKDGKVISIGYGEDVNEKTIIAAINNQLINIDIKQDNLSFNNMEPLLINGNGGKSSIYYHSLITPYIEGLRSLETYYKNVEMVHSSSINANVISLYHQAFKHLDPLLAFDNRTVIDLPDSLKIQLVRPANSNFHQWMKQYGFCYDLVLPPNYSGDLTSIMQTDLNRFFESKYDINAKIEKRTLGCLVISKVPGYQSLKSKGGDSVFQSDKNHFILKNLPINSLIMLLANQYRKLPTPIIDDTGYEEPIDLVVNANTEDLVALQNELLKSGLSITLKQREVDVIVIKKTRY from the coding sequence ATGAAAAAAGGCACTTATTTAGCATTCATAGGCTTATTTCTGTTTGTAAGCGATTCAAAAGCACAATCAAAAAGCATATCAATCGGTGACATAATTCCAGACATAACCATCAATAACGTTATTAATTATCCCTATAAAACTGTTAAAATCTCAGACTTTAAAAACAAATTGGTAATACTCGATTTTTGGGCTACCTACTGTACTCCATGTTTGCATTTGTTCCCAAAGTATGATTCATTACAGAAGAAATTGGGTGATAAACTTCAAATATTATTAGTAACAAGTGAGAGCGCCAAAAAAGCGACTGCATTACTTGATCGTTTTCATTACACATTGCCCTCAGCGACAAGCGATATAACCTTAGCTAAACTATTTCCGCATACGTCCATTCCACATGAAGTATGGATAAAAGATGGGAAGGTAATTTCAATAGGTTATGGTGAGGACGTAAATGAAAAGACAATTATAGCGGCGATTAACAACCAGCTTATTAATATTGATATTAAACAGGATAATTTATCCTTTAATAATATGGAACCACTACTTATCAATGGTAACGGTGGTAAAAGCAGTATATACTATCATTCATTAATTACACCCTACATTGAAGGACTAAGAAGTTTAGAAACCTATTATAAAAATGTGGAAATGGTCCATTCTTCGTCAATTAACGCAAATGTAATTAGTCTGTATCATCAGGCATTTAAACATTTGGACCCATTGTTGGCATTTGACAATAGAACGGTTATTGATCTCCCTGATTCACTAAAAATTCAATTGGTAAGACCCGCCAATTCAAACTTTCACCAGTGGATGAAACAATACGGTTTTTGCTATGATTTAGTTCTGCCACCAAATTATAGTGGTGATTTAACCTCAATAATGCAAACCGACTTGAATAGATTTTTTGAATCAAAATATGATATAAACGCGAAGATTGAAAAGCGGACTTTAGGGTGCTTGGTTATTTCTAAAGTCCCTGGATATCAGTCGCTCAAAAGTAAAGGAGGAGATTCAGTTTTTCAGTCGGATAAAAATCATTTTATTCTTAAAAATCTTCCGATTAATAGCCTCATTATGCTTCTTGCTAATCAATACCGAAAATTGCCGACGCCAATTATCGATGATACTGGTTACGAAGAACCAATTGATTTAGTGGTAAATGCTAACACCGAGGATTTAGTTGCTCTACAAAATGAACTTTTAAAATCGGGTTTAAGTATTACACTAAAACAAAGGGAAGTCGACGTTATAGTAATTAAAAAAACGCGCTACTGA